In Myxococcus stipitatus, the genomic window CCGGCTGTTCCCGGACAAGGAGGCGCTCTTCGTGGCGGTCATCGACCACTGCGCCGCGCGGCTGCGGCAGAGCATGGCGGAGGGCGTGGCGAAGGCGAGGAGCCGAGAGCCGGAGGCGGTGCTGGCGGCGATGCAGTCCTCGTACGCGCGGCTCATCGACGACCAGGACCTGCTGCGCGTGCTGATGCACGCCAACTGCGCCGCGTCCGAGCCGCCCATCCGCGAGGCCATCCGCGACTGCTACGCCAAGCAGGTGGAGTACGTGCGCAGCGCGTCCGGCGCGTCCGACGCGCAGATTCGCGACCTCGTCGCGCGGGGGTTGCTGGCGAACGTGCTCGTCGCCGTGGGCGCCAGCGAGGTGGACGCGCCCTGGACGCGCACGCTGCTGGCGCGCTGAGGGGGCGCGCGGCGCCAGGGCGGGCGCCCGGCCGTTGCCGCGTGGAAAGGATGCGCGAGCGGATGGGCGCGCAAGCAACGCCGCCTGGCTCACGGCGAGGGTGACCCCTGGGGTGAGGCGACTTTCCCTTTCATCCCCCCATGCGGAGACTGGCTCCGTCATTTCGGAGAGAGTCGTCATGCGCATCCGTGTCGTCGTCTGCCTGCTGTCCGTCGGTCTCTGCGCGTGCGCGTCGCACTCGAAGTCAGGGGCCCCGTCGTCGTCCGAGCTGCCCACGCCCGAGCGGGCGGCCACCGCCGCGTACTCGCACTTCCTGCGCGAATACATGGACTGGTTCCTCGCCGCCAATCCGGTGCGCGCGACGCGGCTGGGCTTCCACGAACACGACTGCCACCTGCAGGAGGTCACCGCGGAGGCGCTGAAGCGCAAGGCGGACGCGCTGCGCGGCTGGGTCACCCGCCTGGAGCAGGTGAACGGCTCCAAGCTGTCCGGTGACGCGGCGGTGGACGTGGTGGTGCTGGACCACGCGCTGCGCGCGGAGCTGCTGGAGCTGGAGGAGGAGCGCGTCTGGCAGCGCAACCCCGGCAGCTACGTGGAGCTCATCTCCGGCGGCCTGTCGAGCCTGTCGTCCCGCGAGTTCGCCCCCGTGGGCGAGCGCATGCGCAGCCTGCGCGCGCGCATGACGCGCATCCCCGGCGTGCTCGAGGCCGCCAGGGCCAACCTCCAGGACGTGCCCCGGCTGTGGGTGGAGCAGGCCATCCGCGACGCGCGCGGCACCGTGGTGTACCTGCGGCTGGACCTGCCCCGCGCCCTGGAGGCCCAGGGCATCGACCAGGTGCCCGGCGCGGAGCGCGAGGCCTTCAACGCGGCCCGCGAGGAGTCGGTCCGCTCCATGACGGAGTTCGTCGCGTGGCTGGAGAAGGACCTGCTGCCGCGCGCCACCGGCGACTTCCGCATGGGCCGCGCGCTGTTCGAGAAGAAGCTGGCGCTGGAGGAGCACGTCACGCTCGACGCGGACCACCTGCGCGACATCAACGAGCGCGCCATCCGCGACTACAAGGCCTGGGTCGCCCGTGAGGCCGCGAAGGTGGACCCGACGAAGTCTCCCGACATCGTCATGGCCTCGCTGGTGCGCGACCACCCGGCGTCCGAGGAGCTCATCCCCCTGGCGCGCACCCAGCTGGTGGAGCTGCAGCGCTTCGTGCGCGAGAAGAACATCCTCACGCTGCCCTCGGACTCGCTGCCCTCCGTGCGCGAGACGCCGCCCTACGAGCGGCTGAGCTTCGCGTCCATGGACACGCCCGGCCCCTTCGAGCGCGCGGGCCAGGCGGCCTACTACAACATCACCAACGTGGAGCCCGAGTGGACCGCCGACGAGAAGTCCCAGCACCTGACGTACTTCAACCGCGCGGGCCTCCTGGGCATCACCGTGCACGAAGCCATGCCGGGCCACTTCGTCCAGCTGCTCTACGGCGCGAAGATTCCCACCGACGTGCGCAAGGTCTTCGCCCCCGCCTCCATGGTGGAGGGCTGGGCCCACTACGCCGAGCAGATGATGGTGGACGAGGGCCTGGGAGAAGGCGACCCCGCGGTGCGCCTGGGACAGCTGCGCCGCGCGCTCCAGCGGCACGCGCGCTGGTACGCCGCGCTGGCGCTGCACGTCTACGGCGAAGACCTGGACGCGGTGGCGAGGCGCTACGCCGAAATCGCCTACTTCGAACCCTTCCCCGCGCTGCGCGAGGTGGAGCGAGGCACCTCCAACGCCACCTACCTGTACTACGCGATGGGGCGGATGCAGATCCTGAAGCTGCGCGAGGACTACCGCCGCTACCTGGAGTCCAAGGGCGAGAAGTTCGTGCTGAAGGACTTCCACGACCGCTTCCTCCAGCTGGGCCTGCCGGTGTCGCTCGCGCGCCGGGTGCTCATCCCGGGCGACGAGGCTCCCTCCTTGGAGTGAGCCCCGCCCCCCGGGCCCCGCACTCACAGCTCGATGACGTCGTCGTCGGTCGTGGGCCGGGGCTCGCGGGTGGACAACCCCTCGATGGTGAAGCCCCGGGGCGCGCGCAGGGTGCCCCCGTGGTTCGGGTCGATGAACATGCGCACCGGCGCCTCCATCCCCTCGTAGCTCACCTCGAACACCTCCAGCCCCACGAACTCCGGCTGGGGTGGGGCGTCGCAACACGGCCCCAGGCGCTTCCACGCCACGCGCTGTCCTTCCGGTCCGCGCAGCAATTCGAAGAACGCCATGACGCCCGGATTGCCCCAGCCCACCCGCACCGGGTCCTCCTTGCGGTAGCCATAGGCCTTCGGGTCCGAGGCCTCTCGCTCGCGAGTCTCGGGCGGGCTCGGCGCCCGGGCCTCCGGCGCCCGGCGCACCGCCGCGTTGTTGGAAGAGGTACAGGCCGCCAGCGTCAGCAGCCCCACGCAGGCCATCCGCAGTGACTTCATTCCGCACCCTCCGTCCCCAACCGTCCGGGGCGAAGGTGGGGCCTCGCCGCCCCGCGTGCACGCCGGCCGGGCGGCCCGATGTCGAGGCGACGACGCTTCCACGCCCTCACGACGGGCCCTCGCCTCCCCGTCGGGTCAGGCCCCCTGTCGCGCTGGTGTGTCCCTCCGGCCCACCCTGTCCGGAAGTGGAGGCGCCAGGGCCCCCGTGTCGGCGCGGCTCACGTGCCCCAGTAGTAGCTCCACTTGAGCATGAGCGCGTCGTTGGCCGGTCCGGACAAGAGGCGTCGGGGCGCCAGCGACGCGAAGGCCCGCTCGCCCTCCGGCGTCGGCAGGCCCTGCTGCGAGCGCGAGTACACGCAGAAGAGGGTGGAGCCCAGCCGGTACTCCCACCGCAGCACCACGTTCACCGCGAGGGCGGTGTCGTAGAAGTCGCTGTCCTCCGCGGGTGTGAAGGGCCGCAGCGTGTCGAGCCGCACCGGCGTCTTGCGCTCGTCGCTGGTCGCCGTGAAGTAGGAGCCGTACCGGCCATACGCGGTGAACAGCTGCGCGTAGCCCTGCAGGGTGAGCCGGGGCGACAGCACCCACTGCTGGCGCAGGGTGAAGGACAGGTAGCGCGAGTCCAGCGCGCCCAGCAGGAAGCGCCCGTCGTCGAGCGTGTCGACGTAGCGCGGCCCGTGGTCCGTCTTGTCGTTGCTCACGGAGAGCTCCGTCTGGAGCGAGGGGTGGGGGCGCAGGGAGAGGGTGAGGTCCGCCGTCCAGCCCCAGGCGGGGGGCAGGGGCCCGTCGCTCTGGAAGCGGTGGCCCAGGGCCACCCACAGCTCGGCGGACACCAGGCGGTTCGGGTTGGTCTCCGTCCACGCCGCGGCGAACCAGCGGTCCGCGCGCTCCAGCGGGACGCCGGTGCCGCGCATCTCGCGCACGTCGAAGTCGTTCAGGTCCACGCCCGTCTCGAAGCCGACCACGTCGAAGCTGGGCAGCGTGACGGAGCCGTTGAGGTTGCCCCACGTCACGCGGTGCTCGCCGCGCGAGTCCGCCGTCCAGCGCGAGCCGCCCAGCGCGTTGACCTGGAGCGAGCGGAACGGCCCCGCGCCGTTGGGCTTCGCGTAGCGCAGCACCGCCCGGGGTGACACGTCGTTCTGGATGGACTGGAAGCCCGTGGCGCGCAGGGACAGGCGGGGCGACGCCACGTCCACGCCCACCTCCGGCCGCCAGCCCTCGCCGCCGAAGCGCCCCGCGCGCAGGTAGCCGCCCACGCCGGAGTCGCCGCGCGACAGCCGGGTGCCGTCCGGCAGCACGCTCTGCGGCACGCCGCCGTCGACGCGCGTCGCCAGCAGCATGCCGTAGACGCCCCAGTTCGCGTCCTGTGTCTTCAGGTCGAAGTCGAGCGCGCCGGCCAGCCCGCCGTGGCCCCGGCACGACGCGGGCCGCTGGGCGTCCTCCAGGGCGGCGTCCTCCGCGGTGCACGTGCCCTCCAGCGGGTTGGCCATGGCCACCGAACCGCCCACGCGCGACCCCGTGCCCACCTTCCCGCGCGCCACCGCGACCAGGAAGTGCGTCGTCGCCGTCGGCGCATCCGGCAGCTCCACGCCGGGCCCCACGTGCATGGGCCTGCGCCAGTCCAGCCGCAGCCCCCGGTCCGGCCGCTCCTCGTCGCGCTCGCGCCACGGCCCCATCACCACCGCGTCCAGCACGCCCACCTGCACGCCGCCCACCGCCCCCGTCACCTTCGCGGCGCCGAGGATGGGCGTCTCCAGGCCGATGCGCCGCGAGTAGAAGAGCGCCAGCGGCGCGTCGCCCACGTTCATCCCCACCGGCTGGAACAGCTCCATGCCCTGGGTGAAGAACGGGCGGCGCTCCGGATAGAACTGCTCGAAGGTGCCCAGGTTCAACAGGAGCTGGTCCGCCTCCACCTCGCCGAAGTCCGGGTTGAACGTCGCCGCCAGCGACAGGTTGCTGGTGAGCGCCGCGCGCACGTCCAGCCCCACGTCCATGGACGGGCTGAGCAGCCGGGGCGCAGGCCGCGTCGCGTCCGAGTACTGCGGATGCGCCAGGCCCCGCGCCGCGACATAGGGCGTCAGCTCCCACCGGCCGCGCGGTTGCAGGCCCGTCAGGCCCGTCAGGTGGCCCAGCCGCGACACGTTGGCGTTGTGCGTGCGCGGGTTCTCCACCGACTCCAGCTCCTCGTTCTTGCGCGCGATGTCCCGCCGCACCGAGAAGCCCCAGGTCTGCACGGACGCCTCCGGGAAGCGCAGCAGCGACAGGGGGATGGCGAACTCCGCCACCCAGCCGTCCGGCACGCTCCCCGCCGCGGCGTCCCAGATGCCGCTCCAGTCCTCCGTGTAGAAGCGGTCGTCGTAGTACAGCCCGTCGCTCTGCACGCCCCCGGCGGAGAGGGAGAAGTTGTACGCGGTGCGGTGGTCGTGCGCCGGGTCGATGAGGACGTGGAGGGTGTCCGAATAGGGCGCGCTGTCGCGCCGCCCCAGCCGCCGGTCGATGCGCGAGGGCTCCGAGTCCCGCGCGATGATGCCCACGTACAGCGTGTCCTCGTCATACAGGACGCGCAGCTCCGTGCGCTCCGAGGGCGTCCGCCCCGCCACGGGGAAGCGCTCCACGAAGGCGTCGAACACGGGCGCCCGGGCCCAGTCCGCTTCGTCCAGCCGCCCATCCACCTGGATGGCCCCGGTCGCCGGCGCCGCCTGGATGAACTGCTCCACCCCCGCGCCCTCCACCGCGCCCGCCGCCGCCGCGCCCCACAGCGCGACGCCGAGCGCGACGCCCACCCTCGCTCCCCATGACATGACCGCTCCCTCGACCACGGCGTGCGTGGTCGCCCGTTTCGCAGGACCCGTGTGGAAGGCGGAACTCCCGGCGTTCCTGGGAGTCCCTACGGCTTGCGCTGACCGTCCTGACCGCCCTTGGACATGGAACGCATGAACGCGTCATCGATTCCATGGATGCGCAACCGGACGAGGTCGTCCGGCGTGATTTTCGAGTAGCCCGCATCGCGCATCTGCTTCACGAAGGCGGGCGTGACGCCGTGGATGCGGAAGGCCACGAGCTGCTCCTGGGTGATGTCCTGGAAACCCAGGGCGCGCATCTCCTTCACGAATTCCGGCGTGACGCCGTGGATACGGAAGGCCACGAGCGCGTCGCCGTCGAGGTCCTTGAAGCCCAGGCTCTTCATCTCCTGGGCGAAGCGGGCGGAGACGCCGTGGATGCGGAAGCCGACGATGGCGTCTGCGTCCAGGTCCTTGAAGCCCAGGCCGCGCACCTCGCGGATGTAGTCCGGGGTGACGCCGTGGATGGACATGGCGAGCAGGTCGTCCCAGTCCAGCTTGGGGAAGCCCGCGCCGGCCAGCCCCTGGATGCGCTGCGCGGTGACGCCGTGGATGCGGCCCGCGACGAGCTGCTCGAGCGTCAGCTTCGTGAGGCCGTGCTTCGCCAGGTCGCGCACGTAGTCCGCGGTGACGTGGAAGATGCCCACCTGGAAGAGGTCGTCGCGGGGGATGTCCTTGTAGCCCACCGCCGCCAGGTCCTGGAGCTGCCGGGTGGTGAGGTCCGCGGCGGCCAGGTCGAACTGCTCCCGCTGGGTGAGCTTCGGGTAGCCCAGGCCAGCCATCGCCTTCGCGTAGGACTCGCTCGGGGTGAAGCGGTAGTGGCCCGCGCCCTCGCCCTTCTGGAACTGGCCGGTGAAGGCGAAGGTGCCCGCCTCGCGCGGCAGCGTGAAGGAGGTGGGGCCGTCCTTCGTCGAGAGACCCTGGAGCGAGGACACGGGCTCCGAGAAGCCGAACGTTCCCCGGTCGTCCTTCCCCGTCTCGCGGGAGTGGGAGAGCTGGAGGTGGAGCTGGTCGGGCTGCTTGGGAGAGAGGGATGCGGTCCACGTGCCCACCGACTCCTCGGCGGCGGCGAGCGTGGCCCACAACAGGACGAACAGGGACAGCGGCAAGGACGTGCGACGCATGATGGGACTCCTGGGGACAGACCCCTCCCGTCCGGCGCGCGCCCTGGGAGGGACGCGTCCGGCGGGAGAGGGGGATGGATGGGAAGGGGAGGTGCTGCTTCGTGTTACGGCTTCGCGCCGCGGATGCGCCGGATGAAGTCGGCGTCCACGCCACCGGCGCGCAGCTGGACCAGCTCGTCCACGGAGAGGTCCTTCATGCCCGCGTCACCCAGCTCCCGGAGGAAGTCCGGGCTCACGCCGAGCGCGCGCAGCTGCGTCAGCTGGCCGGGGTCCTGCGTCTTCACGCCCGCCGAGCGGATGGCGTCCAGCCAGTCCGGGGTGACGCCCACCGCGCGCAGCTCCTGGAGGTCGTCCGCCGTCAGGCCGCGCAGGCCGCGCTGGTCCAGGGCGCGCACGTAGGCCGCGTCCACGCCCACCGCGCGCAGCTCGGAGACCTGCTCCAAGGTCAGCTTCGAGTAGCCCGCCGAGCGCAGGGCCTCCACGTACGCCGCGTCCACGCCGAGCGCGCGCGCGTGCGTCAGCTCCTCCGGGTCGTTGGTGGCGAAGCCGGCCGCGGAGAGCGCCTGGATGTACTCGGGCGTGACGCCCAGGTGCCGCAGCTCCACCAGCGTGTCCACGTCCAGCTCGCGGCCGAAGCGGGTGTTCATCTCCTTCACGAACGCCGGGGTGACGCCCGCGTGGCTCATCTCCACCAGGTTGGACACGGTGGGCTCGAAGCCCATCTCCTCCAGCGCCTTCACCTTCTCCGGCGTGACGCCGGCGACCTTCAGCTCGACCAGCTGGTCGACGGAGAGCGGCTGGCCAGCGCCCACGCGCGTCGTGTCGTCCGCGTCGTCATGGCCGCGGCCCGGCTTCGGCGGGGGCTTGGGCGCGGCGGCGACGCGCGGCGCGGGCATGGCGAGGGCGCGGGGCGCGGCTGGCGGCGCGGGGGGCGCCGGGAACGCGACCGGCGCGGGAGGGACCGGGGGCTCGGGCGGGGTGGCGACGGACGAGGCGGGGGTGGCCGCGGACGTCTGGCCCATCACCATGGCCGTCAGGGGCGCGGCCACCGCGAGGCTGCTGACCAGGGTGAGCACGGACGCGCCCGCGACCCACCGGGAGGAGCAGCGCGGCGACGGGTTCGCCACCAGCCGGCGCACGCGGTCGGGGAGCGACCCGCCCAGGGCGGACATGGCGGGGCCGGGCAGGGCGTCCGGCATCACGCGCAGCGTCTCGAGGGCGGTGAGGGCGCGCGCGTAGGACAGCGAGCTGCCGCTGGCGCCCACCGCCACGTCGTCGCAGCAGTGCTCGCGCTCCACGCGGACGACCTGGGACATCCACTGCACCGCCGGGTGGAAGAAGAAGAGCGTCTCCACCAGCACCTGCGCCAGGTTCACCGCGAAGTCGTGCCGGCGGATGTGCGCCAGCTCGTGCGCCAGCACCATCTCCAGCTGGCGCGCCGGCAGCCCCGTCAGCGTGGACATGGGCAGCAGCACCACCGGCGACAGCCAGCCCACCGCCGCGGGCACGTCCACCTCCGTCGACTGCAACAGGCGCACGGCGCGCTCGAGCCCCAGCCGCCGCGACAGCAGGTCCAGCCGCTCCTGCCACTCGGAGGGCACCGGCATCGCCCGCTTCGCCAGCTGACGCAGCCGCACCCACTCCGCCGTCAGCCGGCCGGAGCACAGCCCCACGCCGGCCACCCACGCCAGCACCAGCCACCGCAGGTGGCGGTCCACCAGCTGGCGCGCCTTCTCCAGCAGCGCGCCCACGCCGCTCCACGCCCCGCCCTCTTCACGGGGCGCCTCCTGGCGGAGCGCGTGGCGGGCGAGCGGCAGTCCCCGGACGCGCGCCTCGCGGGCGGCGCGCGGGCCTGGCTCGACGCGCGCCTCGCGGCCTTCCTCGAGGTTCGCGCGGCGCTCCCCCGCGGAGGCGTAGTGCCGCGCCCCGGTGGCCACCGGCAGCGCCACGGTCAGCACCAGCGCGCCCAGGGCCAGCGCGTAGCGCGCGTTGGCGGCGCGGCGGCCCACCGTCACCAGCGCCAGCCCCAACGCGAGCGCCACCAGCGCGCCCTGCCAGAGCGAATGCAAGAGCGCCCAACCCACCGACTCCATCATCAGGCCGTTCATTCCTCCGCTCCTTCCAGCGAGTCGAGCAGCTGGCGAAGCTCCGCCAGCTCCTGGGGACTCGTCTTGCGCGACGACAGCGCCTGCATCGCCAACCGCGCCGGGGAACCCCCGAAGGCGCGCTCCATCAAATCACTCACCAGCTGCCGCTGCGTGCGCTGCTCCGTGGCCTTCGCCCGGTAGACGTGCGCCCGCTGGGACTCGTCCCGCTCCACCAACCCCTTCTCCGTCATGATCTGCATCAACTTGAGCACCGTCGTGTAGCCCGTGCCCTCCTCCGGTTCGCGCCGGTGGAGCGCCTCATGGACTTCACGCACCGTGCTGTCTCCTCGCTCCCACAGCACCCGCAGGATGGCCAGCTCCCCGTCGGTGGGGCGCGGCAGCTTCGAATCACTCATGACTCCCTCGGCTCGCTATCCACGGCCTCATCATACGAATGGGTTCGTAGATGTCAACGAAGGGCTTCGTAGATTCCCACGGTGAAGTGGGATTCCGTGCGCGGGTGTGGGGATTGGCCCGTGTGAGAGGGGGCGGGGGGCTTGCGGGGGTGTTCGAGGGCCTGGCCGCTCCATGCGGGTGCCCTGGGTGGGAACGGGGCTTCACCGGGGCTGGGCATCCGGGTTCCCTCGCGAGGGCACGGGACTGCCCATCAAGTCGTCCCTGGGTCGCGCTCGGCTCCTCCCCTGGGGAGGGGGCGCGTCGGCGGCGCGGCGCGGCGTGGACGGGGGCTGCTGGCACATCCGGTGAAAAAGGGCCTCCGCGGACGGGCCATGACGGCCCCCTACGAAGCGATGCGAGGCGAGCGATGACGGTGTGGAGCAGGAATTGGATGGGCGCGGCTTGTGCCGCGGTGCTGGGCGTGGCGGGTGGTGCGGTGGCGCACGACCTGACGGCGGTGAAGCTGGTGAATGGCCAGGCGTCGGTGGAGGCGACGACGTATCCCTTCACGGCGACCTACTCGTTCGAGGTCACCAACGCGCACCCGACGCTGCCGTCGATTCTGCTGACCGCGGTGGATCCGCTGCTGGCGCTCAAGGGGTTCGTGTTCCCCTCGCTGCCCGTCACGATTCCGGTGGGGGACTCCGTCACCGTCACGCTGCCGGTGGTGCTCGACAGCTTCGACGACTGTGAGACGCTGGCGCTGCTCGACGGCACGCTCGACGCGAACATCGAC contains:
- a CDS encoding TetR/AcrR family transcriptional regulator; the protein is MAPSSSEAPTTSRKLSTAEERRATVLRTAIQAFAARGYYGTATTEVAKAAGISQAYLYRLFPDKEALFVAVIDHCAARLRQSMAEGVAKARSREPEAVLAAMQSSYARLIDDQDLLRVLMHANCAASEPPIREAIRDCYAKQVEYVRSASGASDAQIRDLVARGLLANVLVAVGASEVDAPWTRTLLAR
- a CDS encoding DUF885 domain-containing protein, which gives rise to MRIRVVVCLLSVGLCACASHSKSGAPSSSELPTPERAATAAYSHFLREYMDWFLAANPVRATRLGFHEHDCHLQEVTAEALKRKADALRGWVTRLEQVNGSKLSGDAAVDVVVLDHALRAELLELEEERVWQRNPGSYVELISGGLSSLSSREFAPVGERMRSLRARMTRIPGVLEAARANLQDVPRLWVEQAIRDARGTVVYLRLDLPRALEAQGIDQVPGAEREAFNAAREESVRSMTEFVAWLEKDLLPRATGDFRMGRALFEKKLALEEHVTLDADHLRDINERAIRDYKAWVAREAAKVDPTKSPDIVMASLVRDHPASEELIPLARTQLVELQRFVREKNILTLPSDSLPSVRETPPYERLSFASMDTPGPFERAGQAAYYNITNVEPEWTADEKSQHLTYFNRAGLLGITVHEAMPGHFVQLLYGAKIPTDVRKVFAPASMVEGWAHYAEQMMVDEGLGEGDPAVRLGQLRRALQRHARWYAALALHVYGEDLDAVARRYAEIAYFEPFPALREVERGTSNATYLYYAMGRMQILKLREDYRRYLESKGEKFVLKDFHDRFLQLGLPVSLARRVLIPGDEAPSLE
- a CDS encoding fibril protein; protein product: MKSLRMACVGLLTLAACTSSNNAAVRRAPEARAPSPPETREREASDPKAYGYRKEDPVRVGWGNPGVMAFFELLRGPEGQRVAWKRLGPCCDAPPQPEFVGLEVFEVSYEGMEAPVRMFIDPNHGGTLRAPRGFTIEGLSTREPRPTTDDDVIEL
- a CDS encoding DUF5916 domain-containing protein → MSWGARVGVALGVALWGAAAAGAVEGAGVEQFIQAAPATGAIQVDGRLDEADWARAPVFDAFVERFPVAGRTPSERTELRVLYDEDTLYVGIIARDSEPSRIDRRLGRRDSAPYSDTLHVLIDPAHDHRTAYNFSLSAGGVQSDGLYYDDRFYTEDWSGIWDAAAGSVPDGWVAEFAIPLSLLRFPEASVQTWGFSVRRDIARKNEELESVENPRTHNANVSRLGHLTGLTGLQPRGRWELTPYVAARGLAHPQYSDATRPAPRLLSPSMDVGLDVRAALTSNLSLAATFNPDFGEVEADQLLLNLGTFEQFYPERRPFFTQGMELFQPVGMNVGDAPLALFYSRRIGLETPILGAAKVTGAVGGVQVGVLDAVVMGPWRERDEERPDRGLRLDWRRPMHVGPGVELPDAPTATTHFLVAVARGKVGTGSRVGGSVAMANPLEGTCTAEDAALEDAQRPASCRGHGGLAGALDFDLKTQDANWGVYGMLLATRVDGGVPQSVLPDGTRLSRGDSGVGGYLRAGRFGGEGWRPEVGVDVASPRLSLRATGFQSIQNDVSPRAVLRYAKPNGAGPFRSLQVNALGGSRWTADSRGEHRVTWGNLNGSVTLPSFDVVGFETGVDLNDFDVREMRGTGVPLERADRWFAAAWTETNPNRLVSAELWVALGHRFQSDGPLPPAWGWTADLTLSLRPHPSLQTELSVSNDKTDHGPRYVDTLDDGRFLLGALDSRYLSFTLRQQWVLSPRLTLQGYAQLFTAYGRYGSYFTATSDERKTPVRLDTLRPFTPAEDSDFYDTALAVNVVLRWEYRLGSTLFCVYSRSQQGLPTPEGERAFASLAPRRLLSGPANDALMLKWSYYWGT
- a CDS encoding 4-hydroxy-3-methylbut-2-enyl diphosphate reductase → MRRTSLPLSLFVLLWATLAAAEESVGTWTASLSPKQPDQLHLQLSHSRETGKDDRGTFGFSEPVSSLQGLSTKDGPTSFTLPREAGTFAFTGQFQKGEGAGHYRFTPSESYAKAMAGLGYPKLTQREQFDLAAADLTTRQLQDLAAVGYKDIPRDDLFQVGIFHVTADYVRDLAKHGLTKLTLEQLVAGRIHGVTAQRIQGLAGAGFPKLDWDDLLAMSIHGVTPDYIREVRGLGFKDLDADAIVGFRIHGVSARFAQEMKSLGFKDLDGDALVAFRIHGVTPEFVKEMRALGFQDITQEQLVAFRIHGVTPAFVKQMRDAGYSKITPDDLVRLRIHGIDDAFMRSMSKGGQDGQRKP
- a CDS encoding M56 family metallopeptidase — protein: MNGLMMESVGWALLHSLWQGALVALALGLALVTVGRRAANARYALALGALVLTVALPVATGARHYASAGERRANLEEGREARVEPGPRAAREARVRGLPLARHALRQEAPREEGGAWSGVGALLEKARQLVDRHLRWLVLAWVAGVGLCSGRLTAEWVRLRQLAKRAMPVPSEWQERLDLLSRRLGLERAVRLLQSTEVDVPAAVGWLSPVVLLPMSTLTGLPARQLEMVLAHELAHIRRHDFAVNLAQVLVETLFFFHPAVQWMSQVVRVEREHCCDDVAVGASGSSLSYARALTALETLRVMPDALPGPAMSALGGSLPDRVRRLVANPSPRCSSRWVAGASVLTLVSSLAVAAPLTAMVMGQTSAATPASSVATPPEPPVPPAPVAFPAPPAPPAAPRALAMPAPRVAAAPKPPPKPGRGHDDADDTTRVGAGQPLSVDQLVELKVAGVTPEKVKALEEMGFEPTVSNLVEMSHAGVTPAFVKEMNTRFGRELDVDTLVELRHLGVTPEYIQALSAAGFATNDPEELTHARALGVDAAYVEALRSAGYSKLTLEQVSELRAVGVDAAYVRALDQRGLRGLTADDLQELRAVGVTPDWLDAIRSAGVKTQDPGQLTQLRALGVSPDFLRELGDAGMKDLSVDELVQLRAGGVDADFIRRIRGAKP
- a CDS encoding BlaI/MecI/CopY family transcriptional regulator; this encodes MSDSKLPRPTDGELAILRVLWERGDSTVREVHEALHRREPEEGTGYTTVLKLMQIMTEKGLVERDESQRAHVYRAKATEQRTQRQLVSDLMERAFGGSPARLAMQALSSRKTSPQELAELRQLLDSLEGAEE